In a single window of the Amycolatopsis sp. cg5 genome:
- a CDS encoding LysM peptidoglycan-binding domain-containing protein — translation MTAPIQRASLTQLTGGSATVSFQFNPGKVTIKQASNYVSRSGGLEAVNHQAAIRAVSATSVSLGDIVFAGPAAQQSVKQVLAWRVPVEQGFTAGEKTNVYYLPALRFAWGGSAGLDFTVFLTAFSFSYERFLSNGRPVRVLASLDMQEYDVPPSPQNPSSGGIPGRGRHTVVAEDNLPRIAQAAYGSPKEWRAIADANGIDDPLRLSWGRQLFLPARDELRTP, via the coding sequence GTGACCGCGCCGATCCAACGCGCGTCGTTGACCCAGCTGACCGGCGGCAGCGCCACGGTGAGCTTCCAGTTCAACCCGGGCAAGGTGACGATCAAGCAGGCGAGCAACTACGTCAGCCGCAGCGGCGGCCTCGAAGCCGTGAACCACCAGGCGGCCATCAGGGCCGTGTCCGCCACCAGCGTCTCGCTCGGCGACATCGTCTTCGCCGGGCCTGCGGCGCAGCAGTCGGTCAAGCAGGTGCTCGCCTGGCGGGTGCCGGTGGAACAAGGCTTCACCGCGGGGGAGAAGACCAACGTCTACTACCTGCCGGCGCTGCGGTTCGCCTGGGGCGGCAGCGCGGGGCTCGACTTCACGGTCTTCCTGACCGCGTTCAGTTTCAGCTACGAGCGGTTCCTCTCGAACGGCAGGCCCGTCAGGGTGCTGGCGTCGCTCGACATGCAGGAATACGACGTGCCGCCCAGTCCCCAGAATCCGTCGTCAGGAGGCATTCCAGGGCGTGGACGGCATACCGTCGTCGCCGAGGACAACCTGCCCCGCATCGCGCAGGCCGCCTACGGCAGCCCGAAGGAATGGCGGGCGATCGCCGACGCGAACGGCATCGACGATCCGCTGCGGCTGAGCTGGGGACGGCAGCTGTTCCTGCCGGCCCGTGATGAGCTGAGGACACCGTGA
- a CDS encoding phage tail protein, whose protein sequence is MTAPRLGLAMRFRVVVDGLNLGNWASCKGLKLTCKPYTLRESGNVEYEEILPGELSYAPITLERAMDASSSKTVQNWLRSTYTSWLDEAAAEIFPGSTAQITLLDGAQQTVLTWSLRGVYPIAWTGPTLSAKDSAVAIEALELTHKGFL, encoded by the coding sequence ATGACGGCACCGCGGCTCGGGCTGGCGATGCGGTTCCGGGTCGTGGTCGACGGGCTCAACCTCGGGAACTGGGCCAGCTGCAAGGGATTGAAGCTCACCTGCAAGCCCTACACCCTGCGGGAGAGCGGGAACGTGGAGTACGAAGAGATACTGCCAGGTGAGCTCTCGTACGCGCCGATCACGCTGGAACGGGCGATGGACGCGTCGAGTTCCAAGACCGTGCAGAATTGGCTGCGGTCGACGTACACGAGCTGGCTCGACGAGGCGGCCGCCGAGATCTTCCCGGGGTCGACCGCGCAGATCACGCTCTTGGACGGCGCGCAGCAGACCGTGCTGACCTGGTCGTTGCGTGGGGTGTATCCCATCGCCTGGACCGGGCCGACGCTCTCGGCGAAGGACAGCGCGGTGGCGATCGAAGCGCTGGAGCTGACGCACAAGGGGTTTCTGTGA
- a CDS encoding phage tail protein: MTGPADLASLAHHFLVVIDQGAYDLGSWASASGLAVTWGLCEYRAGDTGNAVWVHPGTTRYPNVKLSRAACADSETVQRWLAATSNGETPLSGSVQLVDWTNRPIVQWTLKRFFPVGWSIGEFSAIGQSRVVLETLEIVHTGFLADETTGGAR; this comes from the coding sequence ATGACCGGCCCGGCCGATCTGGCCAGCCTCGCCCATCATTTCCTCGTCGTCATCGATCAGGGCGCCTACGACCTGGGCAGCTGGGCGTCGGCGAGCGGGCTGGCGGTGACGTGGGGGCTGTGCGAGTACCGGGCCGGTGACACGGGCAACGCCGTGTGGGTGCATCCGGGCACGACCAGGTATCCGAACGTCAAGCTCAGCCGGGCCGCCTGCGCCGACTCGGAAACCGTGCAGCGATGGCTCGCGGCGACGTCCAACGGGGAGACCCCGTTGAGCGGGAGCGTGCAGCTGGTCGACTGGACGAATCGGCCGATCGTGCAATGGACGCTCAAGCGGTTCTTCCCGGTCGGCTGGTCGATCGGGGAGTTCAGCGCGATCGGCCAGTCGCGGGTCGTGCTGGAGACGCTGGAGATCGTCCACACGGGATTCCTGGCCGACGAGACCACCGGAGGCGCGCGATGA
- a CDS encoding DUF6760 family protein, with the protein MTCRADRLWEEIVYIGYHLHWSFDEIARLDHRSRRQVLTEIGKLDTEPGEV; encoded by the coding sequence GTGACCTGCCGCGCGGACCGGCTGTGGGAGGAGATCGTCTACATCGGCTATCACCTGCACTGGTCCTTCGACGAGATCGCCCGGCTCGACCACCGCTCCCGCCGGCAGGTACTGACGGAAATCGGCAAGCTCGACACGGAACCCGGCGAGGTATGA
- a CDS encoding phage tail assembly protein, producing the protein MTTATAAADLRTEYPFVLPRGYVDERGELHRGGAMRLATAKDELGAQLQPKVRQNAAYLSVYLLASTVTSLGSVSPVDPFVIEHLFASDMAFLQDLYRRINQAGNTEADVTCPSCAHEFVVDVAGVDAPGES; encoded by the coding sequence TTGACGACCGCGACCGCCGCGGCGGACCTGCGCACCGAGTATCCGTTCGTCCTGCCGCGCGGTTACGTGGACGAGCGGGGCGAACTCCACCGTGGCGGCGCGATGCGCCTGGCCACCGCCAAGGACGAACTCGGCGCCCAGCTGCAGCCGAAAGTGCGGCAGAACGCGGCCTACCTGTCGGTGTACCTGCTCGCCTCGACGGTGACCTCACTCGGCTCGGTCAGCCCGGTGGACCCGTTCGTCATCGAGCACCTGTTCGCCTCGGACATGGCGTTCCTGCAAGACCTCTACCGCCGGATCAACCAGGCGGGCAACACCGAGGCGGACGTCACCTGCCCCTCCTGCGCGCACGAGTTCGTGGTCGACGTCGCGGGGGTCGATGCCCCGGGGGAATCGTGA
- a CDS encoding phage tail protein codes for MTSSIAHNAISAARFVISISGVSGDTTNIAFSELSGIKMEVEEAEYVSATKSGVSLAKLYGKTKPCEVTLKRGLDQDSTLWAWHEAVQAKDPTARKSCSLMLQDSAGNTKATYRLENAWPSKLDVNALKAGSSETVSMTVVLKCDHIQFSAGGRA; via the coding sequence ATGACTTCCAGCATCGCGCACAACGCGATCAGCGCCGCCCGGTTCGTCATCAGCATCTCGGGGGTCAGCGGTGACACGACCAACATCGCGTTCTCCGAACTGAGCGGGATCAAGATGGAGGTCGAGGAGGCGGAGTACGTCTCGGCGACGAAATCCGGCGTTTCGCTGGCCAAGCTCTATGGGAAGACCAAACCCTGCGAGGTCACGTTGAAACGAGGCCTTGACCAGGACAGCACCCTGTGGGCCTGGCACGAAGCCGTCCAGGCGAAGGACCCGACCGCGCGGAAGTCGTGCAGCCTGATGCTGCAGGACTCCGCGGGCAACACCAAGGCGACCTACCGGCTGGAGAACGCCTGGCCGTCCAAATTGGACGTGAACGCGCTGAAGGCGGGATCGAGTGAGACGGTCTCGATGACGGTCGTGCTGAAATGCGACCACATCCAGTTCAGCGCCGGAGGCCGGGCTTGA
- a CDS encoding phage tail sheath family protein, whose translation MPTYLSPGVYVEEVSSGSRPIEGVGTAVAGFVGFAERGPVHQPTLVTNWTQFTKAFGGFIDGAYLPHAVYGYFLNGGGSAYIVRLPGGDGERVALCAGAEIPAAEPESKASLSVRALAAGTGGNALVVTVEEATQKSPDAFKIEVQRNGKTEETFDNLTVRRGPANVLGVLAKQSKLIELVAAKDGRLPMPKTGTRIQLAGGNQPKPVDSKDYIGDTGDRTGFSGLEAVEEVTMLCVPDLMSAYQRGLVDDDGLKAVQLAMIAHCELMADRVAVLDPPPGLGAQRAAEWRTELAGYDSKYAALYWPWLRIMDPLSGAPVIVPPSGHLAGVWARNDDTRGVHKAPANEVLRGVIAPETMITKGEQDLLNPIGVNCIRAFPGQGIRVWGARTLASDPLWRYVNVRRLFNFVEKSILLGTNWVVFEPNDEYLWESVSRTITMFLRQVWRSGALIGRTPTEAFYVKCDGENNPPESRDAGTLFVEIGIAPVKPAEFVVFRISQFAQGAALEE comes from the coding sequence ATGCCCACGTATCTGTCACCAGGTGTCTATGTCGAAGAGGTCTCGTCGGGGTCGCGGCCGATCGAAGGCGTCGGGACGGCGGTCGCGGGCTTCGTCGGGTTCGCCGAGAGGGGCCCGGTGCACCAGCCGACACTGGTGACGAACTGGACCCAGTTCACCAAGGCCTTCGGCGGTTTCATCGACGGGGCCTACCTGCCGCACGCGGTCTACGGCTATTTCCTCAACGGCGGTGGCTCCGCCTACATCGTCCGGCTGCCCGGCGGCGACGGTGAACGTGTCGCCTTGTGCGCAGGCGCGGAGATCCCCGCCGCCGAACCGGAAAGCAAGGCCTCACTCAGTGTGCGGGCGCTCGCGGCGGGCACAGGCGGGAACGCGCTGGTCGTCACTGTGGAGGAAGCCACCCAGAAATCACCGGATGCCTTCAAGATCGAGGTGCAGCGCAACGGCAAGACCGAGGAGACCTTCGACAACCTCACCGTCCGCCGCGGGCCTGCCAACGTGCTCGGCGTGCTGGCGAAGCAGTCCAAGCTGATCGAGCTGGTGGCGGCCAAGGACGGCAGGCTGCCGATGCCCAAGACCGGCACGCGGATCCAGCTCGCGGGCGGCAACCAGCCGAAACCCGTTGACAGCAAGGATTACATCGGCGACACGGGGGACCGCACGGGCTTCAGCGGTCTCGAAGCCGTCGAAGAAGTCACCATGCTGTGCGTGCCGGACCTCATGTCCGCGTACCAGCGCGGGCTGGTCGACGACGACGGGCTCAAAGCCGTGCAGCTGGCGATGATCGCGCACTGCGAGCTGATGGCCGACCGGGTGGCCGTGCTGGATCCGCCGCCGGGGCTCGGCGCGCAGCGGGCCGCGGAGTGGCGGACCGAGCTGGCTGGCTACGACTCCAAGTACGCCGCGCTGTACTGGCCATGGCTGCGGATCATGGACCCGTTGAGTGGCGCGCCGGTGATCGTGCCGCCGAGTGGCCATCTCGCCGGGGTGTGGGCGCGCAACGACGACACCAGGGGCGTGCACAAGGCGCCTGCCAACGAAGTGCTGCGAGGGGTCATCGCGCCGGAGACGATGATCACGAAGGGCGAGCAGGATCTGCTGAACCCGATCGGGGTGAACTGCATCAGGGCGTTTCCCGGCCAGGGGATCCGGGTGTGGGGCGCGCGGACACTGGCGAGCGATCCGCTGTGGCGGTACGTGAACGTCCGCAGGCTGTTCAACTTCGTCGAAAAGTCCATCCTGCTCGGCACCAACTGGGTCGTCTTCGAGCCGAACGACGAATATCTCTGGGAGTCCGTCAGCCGGACGATCACGATGTTCCTCCGGCAGGTCTGGCGCAGTGGCGCGTTGATCGGGCGGACACCCACCGAGGCCTTCTACGTCAAATGCGACGGGGAGAACAACCCGCCGGAAAGCCGGGACGCGGGCACCCTGTTCGTCGAGATCGGGATCGCGCCCGTCAAACCCGCCGAGTTCGTCGTGTTCAGGATTTCTCAGTTCGCGCAGGGCGCGGCGCTCGAAGAGTAG
- a CDS encoding Pvc16 family protein, translated as MIEEVDASVAAWLGAGLPAGVAISFDRPRSRPGPSIGLFLFRIRAEQPGGPLRVRDGDGRLSGTRLPVRHYRLSYLVTASAVDGRAEHRLLGAVLMRHAEAPVLPEDCLRGFLREVGTPLSLTLGADVTPLESMRSPVVLSLTVPVTPALTAVTTPAVTGIDLRHAENRGSS; from the coding sequence ATGATCGAGGAGGTCGACGCGTCGGTGGCCGCCTGGCTCGGCGCCGGGCTGCCCGCCGGCGTGGCGATCTCGTTCGATCGGCCACGCTCGCGGCCGGGACCGTCGATCGGCCTGTTCCTGTTCCGGATCAGGGCGGAGCAACCCGGCGGGCCGCTGCGGGTGCGCGACGGTGACGGCAGGCTGTCCGGCACGCGGCTGCCCGTCCGGCACTACCGGCTGTCCTATCTGGTCACCGCGTCGGCCGTGGACGGCCGGGCCGAGCACCGGCTGCTCGGGGCGGTGCTGATGCGGCACGCGGAGGCGCCGGTGCTGCCCGAGGACTGCCTGCGCGGGTTCCTGCGGGAAGTCGGCACGCCGCTCTCGCTGACGCTGGGCGCCGACGTCACGCCGCTGGAGTCGATGCGCTCGCCGGTCGTGCTGAGCCTGACGGTGCCCGTCACGCCCGCGCTCACGGCGGTCACCACACCCGCGGTGACCGGCATCGACCTGCGGCACGCCGAGAACCGGGGGTCATCGTGA
- a CDS encoding helix-turn-helix transcriptional regulator — MDRAELAAFLRRRREELRPEDVGLGPGARRRAPGLRREEVASLASMSTDYYTRLEQQRGPQPSEQMLAALARALRLSGDERDYLFQVAGRNAPSQAVTATHVAPALLRVLDRLSDTPALILSNLGEILVQNRFAEALYGDKSGLTGLARSEIYRWFTDPRERRIYPEHYRNRQSRALVASLRAAHGSMGPHSRAGELVRALGKESPEFAELWERHEVAKRFEDHKVLIHPQLGEIEVDCQALFTEDQSQALLVLTAPPRTEAFEKLQLLGVLGHERFTGDGLPDTARNR; from the coding sequence ATGGATCGTGCGGAGCTGGCGGCGTTCCTGCGCCGCCGCAGGGAAGAGCTGCGGCCGGAGGACGTCGGACTCGGGCCGGGTGCGCGCAGGCGGGCGCCCGGTCTGCGGCGTGAGGAGGTCGCGTCGCTGGCCTCGATGTCCACCGACTACTACACGCGCCTGGAGCAGCAGCGCGGTCCGCAGCCGAGCGAGCAGATGCTGGCGGCACTGGCCCGCGCGCTGCGGCTGAGCGGCGACGAGCGTGACTACCTCTTCCAGGTCGCGGGCCGCAACGCCCCTTCGCAGGCGGTGACGGCGACCCACGTCGCGCCCGCGTTGCTGCGCGTGCTCGACCGGCTGTCGGACACACCGGCGCTGATCCTGTCCAACCTCGGCGAGATCCTGGTCCAGAACCGCTTCGCCGAAGCGCTCTACGGCGACAAATCCGGTCTCACCGGGCTCGCCCGCAGCGAGATCTACCGCTGGTTCACCGATCCCCGCGAGCGCCGCATCTACCCGGAGCACTACCGCAACCGCCAGAGCCGGGCGCTGGTCGCGAGCCTGCGTGCCGCGCACGGCTCGATGGGCCCGCACTCACGGGCGGGTGAACTCGTCAGGGCGCTCGGCAAGGAGAGTCCCGAGTTCGCGGAACTGTGGGAGCGGCACGAGGTCGCCAAGCGCTTTGAGGACCACAAGGTGCTGATCCACCCGCAGCTCGGCGAGATCGAGGTGGACTGCCAGGCGTTGTTCACCGAAGACCAGTCGCAGGCGCTGCTCGTGCTGACCGCGCCGCCGCGCACCGAGGCGTTCGAGAAGCTGCAACTGCTGGGCGTGCTCGGGCACGAGCGGTTCACCGGCGACGGCTTGCCAGACACAGCAAGGAACCGCTGA
- a CDS encoding SDR family oxidoreductase has translation MDISGNTIFIPGATSGIGLALALALEARGNTVIVGGRRAGLLEKIGAEHGLGTVQIDTADAENIQSAAKQVLARYPDLNVLVTMAGVMRVEDWHRPETFLESAEGIVTTNVLGPIRLIAAFVEHLQTRPDATIMTVSSGLAFAPLKVTPSYNASKAAMHMLSESLRLQLADTSVRVLELEPPSVRTELMPGQADNEHAMPLDEFIAEVMSILETRPEADEIQVERVKFLRYGEVRGDYRQVVATLNATDPHGSA, from the coding sequence ATGGACATCAGCGGAAACACCATCTTCATCCCCGGCGCCACCAGCGGCATCGGCCTGGCACTCGCGCTCGCTCTCGAAGCACGCGGCAACACCGTGATCGTCGGCGGACGGCGCGCCGGACTGCTCGAGAAGATCGGCGCCGAGCACGGCCTCGGCACCGTCCAGATCGACACCGCCGACGCCGAGAACATCCAGTCCGCCGCCAAGCAGGTGCTCGCCCGCTACCCGGATCTCAACGTGCTCGTCACCATGGCGGGCGTCATGCGCGTCGAGGACTGGCACCGGCCCGAGACGTTCCTCGAGTCGGCCGAAGGCATCGTCACGACGAACGTGCTCGGCCCGATCCGGCTGATCGCCGCCTTCGTGGAGCACCTGCAGACCCGGCCGGACGCCACCATCATGACCGTCTCATCAGGACTCGCCTTCGCGCCGCTCAAGGTGACGCCGAGCTACAACGCGTCCAAAGCCGCCATGCACATGCTCAGCGAGTCGCTGCGGCTGCAGCTGGCCGACACGTCCGTGCGCGTGCTCGAACTGGAGCCGCCGTCGGTCCGCACCGAGCTCATGCCCGGCCAAGCCGACAACGAGCACGCGATGCCGCTCGACGAGTTCATCGCCGAGGTCATGTCGATCCTGGAGACCCGGCCCGAGGCCGACGAGATCCAGGTCGAGCGGGTCAAGTTCCTGCGCTACGGCGAAGTCCGGGGCGACTACCGGCAGGTCGTCGCGACGCTCAACGCCACCGACCCGCACGGGTCAGCGTGA
- a CDS encoding glycoside hydrolase family protein encodes MRAPRRMFLAAAVALAATVLVPQAEAAASKKGVSAANVAGSAAAMRDVRASWYYTWASGTEGIATPAGVEFVPMIWGRGSVTKTQLDQAKKLGKALLAFNEPDMQGQANMSVDEALRLWPQLQSTGLRLSAPAVAYGGDTPGGWLDRFMSGAAARGYRVDFIPLHWYGGDFSANATNQLKGYLQNVYNRYHKPIWLTEYALIDFSRPQPVYPSQNQQSDFVTKSTAMLRSLSFVERYAWFSLSTATTRTGLYSNTTPNQSGVAYRNAA; translated from the coding sequence ATGCGCGCACCACGCAGAATGTTCCTCGCCGCCGCCGTCGCACTGGCCGCCACGGTTCTCGTGCCGCAGGCCGAGGCGGCGGCTTCGAAAAAGGGAGTGAGCGCGGCGAATGTCGCGGGCTCCGCCGCCGCGATGCGCGACGTGCGCGCCTCCTGGTACTACACCTGGGCCTCGGGCACCGAAGGGATCGCCACCCCGGCGGGCGTCGAGTTCGTCCCGATGATCTGGGGCCGGGGCTCGGTCACGAAAACCCAGCTGGACCAGGCCAAGAAGCTCGGGAAAGCGTTGCTGGCGTTCAACGAGCCGGACATGCAGGGCCAGGCCAACATGTCCGTGGACGAGGCGTTGCGGCTGTGGCCGCAGCTGCAGTCGACCGGCCTGCGGCTGAGCGCACCGGCGGTGGCCTATGGCGGCGACACGCCCGGCGGCTGGCTCGACCGGTTCATGTCCGGCGCCGCCGCACGCGGCTATCGGGTCGACTTCATTCCCCTGCATTGGTACGGCGGTGATTTCTCGGCCAATGCCACGAATCAGCTCAAGGGATACCTGCAGAACGTCTACAACCGCTACCACAAACCGATCTGGCTGACCGAATACGCGCTCATCGATTTCTCCCGCCCGCAGCCGGTTTATCCGTCGCAGAACCAGCAGTCGGACTTCGTCACCAAGTCGACGGCGATGCTGCGAAGCCTTTCATTCGTGGAACGCTATGCGTGGTTCTCGCTTTCCACCGCGACCACCCGCACCGGACTGTATTCGAACACCACGCCCAACCAGAGCGGCGTCGCCTATCGCAACGCGGCCTGA
- a CDS encoding LysR family transcriptional regulator, whose amino-acid sequence MAENNEWGRLDLNLLIPLNALLLERNVTKAAERLVMAQPTMSATLARLRRHFDDPLLVREGRTLVLTPFAESLRAPVQAALIAAREALAAGRTFDPGADQRTFTVMASDYAATVLLRPALRGLEAEAPGVRVTIEPHSADLLTLLRSRRCDLLIWPLQLADPELLNFPHAALFDDEFIAVADKDNDGVGELLTAEALATAPAVAVAGPSRAVSTIRLNEQMVNQPVVITVDSFMLALQLVSGSELITLTQRRLFERFGPMLGLREVPMTIEPPKLNLAMFWHPRDVLSPAHQWLRGRLEAQAALR is encoded by the coding sequence GTGGCTGAGAACAATGAGTGGGGCAGGCTGGATCTCAATTTGCTGATCCCGCTCAACGCGCTGCTGCTGGAGCGAAATGTCACCAAAGCGGCCGAGCGCCTGGTGATGGCCCAGCCGACCATGAGTGCCACCTTGGCCAGGCTACGCCGGCATTTCGACGACCCGCTGCTGGTGCGTGAAGGCCGGACGCTCGTGCTCACCCCGTTCGCCGAATCGCTGCGCGCGCCGGTGCAGGCGGCGTTGATCGCGGCGCGGGAGGCGCTGGCCGCCGGGCGGACGTTCGATCCCGGCGCCGACCAGCGCACGTTCACCGTGATGGCCAGCGACTACGCGGCCACCGTCTTGCTGCGGCCCGCGCTGCGTGGCCTGGAGGCCGAGGCGCCGGGCGTGCGTGTGACGATCGAGCCGCATTCGGCCGATCTGCTCACGCTGCTGCGGTCCCGTCGCTGTGACCTGCTGATCTGGCCGTTGCAGTTGGCCGATCCCGAGCTGCTCAACTTTCCGCACGCCGCGTTGTTCGACGACGAGTTCATCGCGGTCGCCGACAAGGACAACGACGGCGTCGGCGAGCTGCTGACGGCCGAGGCGCTGGCGACGGCGCCCGCGGTCGCCGTCGCGGGGCCGAGCCGGGCGGTGTCCACGATCAGGCTGAACGAGCAGATGGTGAATCAGCCGGTGGTGATCACCGTCGACTCGTTCATGCTCGCGCTGCAGCTGGTGTCGGGCTCCGAGCTGATCACGTTGACGCAGCGCCGGTTGTTCGAGCGGTTCGGCCCGATGCTCGGGCTGCGCGAGGTGCCGATGACGATCGAGCCGCCGAAGCTGAACCTGGCCATGTTCTGGCATCCGCGCGACGTGCTGTCGCCCGCGCACCAGTGGCTGCGCGGGCGACTGGAAGCTCAGGCCGCGTTGCGATAG
- a CDS encoding condensation domain-containing protein: MPDSAYGELLVDQAHADQLQAGYLGLAGLSPVTPAQARMLEDGRTVQAAFELDGPLDQNRLRVACQRLLDRHEILRSCFPEPRLRVVVAGVAVPWRTTYLTTSDRRVQRAELDGVLAGERTRGFDPDRPPLLRAHLLRFSPRRHTLVLSAHRAVADGESLPSVFAEVFLLYPDDVEISAIEVQES, translated from the coding sequence ATGCCGGATTCCGCATATGGCGAACTGCTCGTCGACCAGGCCCATGCCGACCAGCTCCAGGCCGGTTACCTGGGCCTGGCAGGCCTGTCGCCGGTCACCCCCGCGCAGGCGCGCATGCTCGAAGACGGCCGGACCGTCCAGGCGGCGTTCGAACTGGACGGCCCGCTCGACCAGAACCGGCTGCGCGTGGCGTGCCAGCGGCTGCTCGACCGCCACGAGATCCTCCGCTCGTGCTTCCCCGAGCCTCGCCTGCGCGTGGTCGTGGCCGGTGTCGCGGTGCCGTGGCGCACGACCTACCTCACCACCTCCGACCGGCGCGTCCAGCGCGCCGAGCTGGACGGCGTACTGGCGGGCGAGCGGACCCGCGGCTTCGACCCGGACCGGCCGCCGCTGCTGCGCGCGCACCTGCTCCGCTTCAGCCCTCGCCGGCACACGCTCGTGCTGAGCGCGCACCGCGCGGTCGCCGACGGCGAGTCGCTGCCGTCGGTCTTCGCGGAGGTCTTCCTGCTCTACCCGGACGACGTCGAGATCAGCGCCATCGAGGTCCAGGAGTCGTGA